A window of Primulina huaijiensis isolate GDHJ02 chromosome 9, ASM1229523v2, whole genome shotgun sequence contains these coding sequences:
- the LOC140984227 gene encoding uncharacterized protein has product MAEKVTIMVLNVVDLQCSRCYKKIKKILCKFPQIRDQVYDEKANTVTITVVCCDPEKIRDKLCCKGHRVIKSIEIKDPPKPKEPEKPIIIVVEKPEEPEEPKQSGPPQVEKPQETPKPDPPKIPDPPMQPEPVVFHGLPPLYPVPTCCSQCYAGHDGGPCQRGYGVPPPPRPCFEGYYGCQCGYGYGRDFHDFSRCDYYLSEENPSSCSVM; this is encoded by the exons ATGGCCGAAAAG gTGACTATCATGGTGCTCAATGTCGTTGATCTTCAATGTTCACGCTGCTacaagaagatcaagaaaattcTCTGCAAATTCCCCC AAATTAGAGACCAAGTATATGATGAGAAAGCAAACACGGTCACCATCACGGTGGTGTGCTGTGATCCTGAGAAAATTCGGGACAAATTGTGCTGCAAGGGTCACAGGGTTATTAAAAGCATCGAAATCAAGGACCCTCCCAAACCCAAAGAGCCCGAGAAGCCCATAATCATCGTGGTTGAGAAGCCCGAGGAGCCCGAGGAGCCGAAACAAAGTGGGCCGCCTCAAGTGGAAAAGCCCCAGGAGACTCCGAAACCCGATCCACCAAAAATCCCAGACCCGCCTATGCAACCCGAACCAGTTGTGTTCCATGGACTGCCGCCGCTTTATCCCGTTCCGACTTGCTGTAGCCAATGCTACGCCGGTCATGATGGGGGGCCGTGTCAACGCGGGTACGGAGTGCCACCGCCGCCACGACCATGTTTTGAAGGTTATTATGGTTGCCAGTGTGGATACGGCTATGGAAGAGATTTCCACGATTTCAGCAGATGTGACTACTACCTGAGTGAAGAGAACCCATCATCTTGCTCCG